One Lucilia cuprina isolate Lc7/37 chromosome 4, ASM2204524v1, whole genome shotgun sequence DNA segment encodes these proteins:
- the LOC111689802 gene encoding carotenoid isomerooxygenase isoform X1 has protein sequence MDFSTILFAISICIIFIKSKKLYVWLNLKFKLNQQIKVKYNSKKYDPESKRIDGSGRCYPNCDSTVWLRSCSQEIIEPIEGHVIGKIPSWINGSLLRNGPGNWQVGDMTFQHLFDCSALLHRFAIHNGRVTYQNRFVQTETLKKNNAAQRIVVTEFGTASVPDPCHSIFDKVSAIFRPDSGSDNCMISIYPFGDEFYTFTESPVIHRINPRTLATEGRLVITDFAGVVSHTSHPHVMPNGTTYNLGMATTKSGPAYSIICFPHGENMFENAYVKAHIPCRWKLHPGYMHTFGITENYFVIVEQPLSISLPEFIKAHVCNQNLSACLKWFEDKPTIFHLVDRKTGQETHTFESEAFFFLHIINQYEEDNYVVIDICCYKDPEMINCMYLESIMNMQSNPDYASLFRGRPLRFVLPLGNTGPNTKNPQKLSQKRRLLKSFTLSGISSRLHQPKFKHSLSQNEDITFMTTNLRTSTNDLSNNNEDSTSREAQENIKYESLVNLVSLANSQAEAYEMPNRQIFIRPELLCDWGCETPRINYENYLAKKYQYFYAISSDVDADNPGTLIKVDVVNKTCKKWCEDNCYPSEPIFVPAPSSRDEDDGVVLASMVWGGFNENKVGLLVLCAKTWNEIGRCEFHTSGPVPKCLHGWYAKDVV, from the exons ATGGATTTTTCCACAATATTGTTTGCAATTagtatttgcataatttttataaaatcgaaaaaattgtatgtatggctgaacttaaaatttaaattaaatcaacaaATAAAG GTCAAATACAATTCGAAAAAGTATGATCCTGAATCGAAACGTATCGATGGCTCTGGTCGCTGTTATCCTAATTGTGATTCTACGGTTTGGTTAAGATCCTGTAGTCAAGAGATTATTGAACCTATAGAGGGTCATGTTATTGGTAAAATTCCTTCATGGATTAATGGTTCATTGTTGCGTAATGGTCCGGGCAATTGGCAGGTGGGTGATATGACATTTCAACATTTATTCGATTGTTCTGCACTATTGCATCGTTTTGCCATACACAATGGTCGTGTTACATATCAAAATCGTTTTGTTCAAACCGAGAccctaaagaaaaataatgccGCCCAACGAATAGTGGTCACAGAGTTTGGTACCGCTTCGGTACCGGATCCTTGTCATTCGATATTTGATAA AGTATCGGCTATATTTCGTCCAGATAGTGGTTCGGATAATTGTATGATTTCTATTTATCCTTTTGGTGATGAGTTTTATACCTTTACAGAATCTCCCGTAATTCATAG aataaatCCCCGCACATTAGCCACCGAAGGACGTTTAGTTATCACCGATTTTGCTGGTGTAGTAAGTCACACTTCACATCCACACGTAATGCCCAATGGCACTACCTACAACTTGGGTATGGCCACCACAAAATCTGGACCTGCTTACAGTATAATATGTTTTCCACATGGAGAAAATATGTTCGAGAATGCGTACGTTAAAGCGCATATACCTTGTCGTTGGAAATTACATCCTGGTTATATGCATACTTTTGGTATAAccgaaaattattttgtaatagtCGAACAACCGCTATCGATTTCATTGCCCGAATTTATTAAAGCTCACGTTTGTAATCAGAACTTATCGGCTTGCCTAAAATGGTTTGAAGATAAACCCACCATATTTCATTTAGTAGATCGTAAGACGGGTCAGGAGACACATACATTCGAATCGGAggcatttttctttttgcacaTTATCAATCAATATGAAGAGGATAATTATGTGGTTATAGATATTTGCTGCTACAAGGATCCGGAAATGATCAATTGTATGTATTTGGAATCGATTATGAATATGCAATCTAATCCCGATTATGCCTCATTGTTTCGTGGACGCCCTTTAAGATTTGTTTTGCCTTTAGGCAATACTGgaccaaatacaaaaaatccccaaaaattAAGTCAAAAACGTCGTCTTTTAAAATCGTTTACACTATCGGGCATTAGTTCCCGTTTGCATCAGccaaaatttaaacattctCTATCACAAAATGAAGATATAACATTTATGACGACAAATCTTCGTACTTCAACGAATGATTTGAGTAATAATAATGAAGATTCTACTTCTAGAGAAGCTCAAgagaatataaaatatgaatCTTTGGTAAATTTAGTGAGCTTAGCGAATAGTCAGGCCGAAGCTTATGAAATGCCAAATCGACAGATTTTCATTCGACCGGAGTTATTATGCGACTGGGGCTGTGAGACACCGCGTATTAATTATGAGAATTATTTGG ctaaaaaatatcaatatttttacgCAATAAGTTCTGATGTGGATGCAGACAATCCAGGAACG CTCATCAAAGTTGATGTTGTTAATAAAACCTGTAAAAAATGGTGCGAAGATAATTGTTATCCCAGTGAACCGATATTTGTACCTGCACCCAGCTCTCGCGATGAAGATGATGGTGTTGTTTTAGCGTCAATGGTATGGGGTGGTTTCAATGAGAACAAAGTGGGTTTATTGGTGCTGTGCGCCAAGACATGGAATGAAATAGGAAGATGTGAATTTCATACATCGGGACCGGTGCCCAAGTGCTTACATGGCTGGTATGCCAAAGATGTAGTTTag
- the LOC111689802 gene encoding carotenoid isomerooxygenase isoform X2 — protein sequence MGDSALKSFIREIFAVKYNSKKYDPESKRIDGSGRCYPNCDSTVWLRSCSQEIIEPIEGHVIGKIPSWINGSLLRNGPGNWQVGDMTFQHLFDCSALLHRFAIHNGRVTYQNRFVQTETLKKNNAAQRIVVTEFGTASVPDPCHSIFDKVSAIFRPDSGSDNCMISIYPFGDEFYTFTESPVIHRINPRTLATEGRLVITDFAGVVSHTSHPHVMPNGTTYNLGMATTKSGPAYSIICFPHGENMFENAYVKAHIPCRWKLHPGYMHTFGITENYFVIVEQPLSISLPEFIKAHVCNQNLSACLKWFEDKPTIFHLVDRKTGQETHTFESEAFFFLHIINQYEEDNYVVIDICCYKDPEMINCMYLESIMNMQSNPDYASLFRGRPLRFVLPLGNTGPNTKNPQKLSQKRRLLKSFTLSGISSRLHQPKFKHSLSQNEDITFMTTNLRTSTNDLSNNNEDSTSREAQENIKYESLVNLVSLANSQAEAYEMPNRQIFIRPELLCDWGCETPRINYENYLAKKYQYFYAISSDVDADNPGTLIKVDVVNKTCKKWCEDNCYPSEPIFVPAPSSRDEDDGVVLASMVWGGFNENKVGLLVLCAKTWNEIGRCEFHTSGPVPKCLHGWYAKDVV from the exons GTCAAATACAATTCGAAAAAGTATGATCCTGAATCGAAACGTATCGATGGCTCTGGTCGCTGTTATCCTAATTGTGATTCTACGGTTTGGTTAAGATCCTGTAGTCAAGAGATTATTGAACCTATAGAGGGTCATGTTATTGGTAAAATTCCTTCATGGATTAATGGTTCATTGTTGCGTAATGGTCCGGGCAATTGGCAGGTGGGTGATATGACATTTCAACATTTATTCGATTGTTCTGCACTATTGCATCGTTTTGCCATACACAATGGTCGTGTTACATATCAAAATCGTTTTGTTCAAACCGAGAccctaaagaaaaataatgccGCCCAACGAATAGTGGTCACAGAGTTTGGTACCGCTTCGGTACCGGATCCTTGTCATTCGATATTTGATAA AGTATCGGCTATATTTCGTCCAGATAGTGGTTCGGATAATTGTATGATTTCTATTTATCCTTTTGGTGATGAGTTTTATACCTTTACAGAATCTCCCGTAATTCATAG aataaatCCCCGCACATTAGCCACCGAAGGACGTTTAGTTATCACCGATTTTGCTGGTGTAGTAAGTCACACTTCACATCCACACGTAATGCCCAATGGCACTACCTACAACTTGGGTATGGCCACCACAAAATCTGGACCTGCTTACAGTATAATATGTTTTCCACATGGAGAAAATATGTTCGAGAATGCGTACGTTAAAGCGCATATACCTTGTCGTTGGAAATTACATCCTGGTTATATGCATACTTTTGGTATAAccgaaaattattttgtaatagtCGAACAACCGCTATCGATTTCATTGCCCGAATTTATTAAAGCTCACGTTTGTAATCAGAACTTATCGGCTTGCCTAAAATGGTTTGAAGATAAACCCACCATATTTCATTTAGTAGATCGTAAGACGGGTCAGGAGACACATACATTCGAATCGGAggcatttttctttttgcacaTTATCAATCAATATGAAGAGGATAATTATGTGGTTATAGATATTTGCTGCTACAAGGATCCGGAAATGATCAATTGTATGTATTTGGAATCGATTATGAATATGCAATCTAATCCCGATTATGCCTCATTGTTTCGTGGACGCCCTTTAAGATTTGTTTTGCCTTTAGGCAATACTGgaccaaatacaaaaaatccccaaaaattAAGTCAAAAACGTCGTCTTTTAAAATCGTTTACACTATCGGGCATTAGTTCCCGTTTGCATCAGccaaaatttaaacattctCTATCACAAAATGAAGATATAACATTTATGACGACAAATCTTCGTACTTCAACGAATGATTTGAGTAATAATAATGAAGATTCTACTTCTAGAGAAGCTCAAgagaatataaaatatgaatCTTTGGTAAATTTAGTGAGCTTAGCGAATAGTCAGGCCGAAGCTTATGAAATGCCAAATCGACAGATTTTCATTCGACCGGAGTTATTATGCGACTGGGGCTGTGAGACACCGCGTATTAATTATGAGAATTATTTGG ctaaaaaatatcaatatttttacgCAATAAGTTCTGATGTGGATGCAGACAATCCAGGAACG CTCATCAAAGTTGATGTTGTTAATAAAACCTGTAAAAAATGGTGCGAAGATAATTGTTATCCCAGTGAACCGATATTTGTACCTGCACCCAGCTCTCGCGATGAAGATGATGGTGTTGTTTTAGCGTCAATGGTATGGGGTGGTTTCAATGAGAACAAAGTGGGTTTATTGGTGCTGTGCGCCAAGACATGGAATGAAATAGGAAGATGTGAATTTCATACATCGGGACCGGTGCCCAAGTGCTTACATGGCTGGTATGCCAAAGATGTAGTTTag
- the LOC111689794 gene encoding adenosine deaminase 2 isoform X1 has protein sequence MELSYDALRNKIMEAERMSSLGGNLWLSSAEEKANSILMNAKKEEITEGFKDPTKYPPAMHFFQGKQYLRQSEVFRIIQKMPKGAFLHGHNKGMVSSKWIIANLTNLYNLYTCRDVSGLLIFTYDQSKCHSEVQNVCLERVNAEDKRLYEKQLEKHINMYSMHPESMITDRRKIWKRFENIFQTVDQLYKYQPAFCNYHKRLLEELCEDNIIYAEIRASLSPLYGDNNVTFNSLEVANELEKIVESFKVKHPDFMGMKIIYAKRNKATVDEMTQRLTTFKQLHNAKPNFIIGFDLIGHEDSGDPLHKFANELSDLPSTANFFFHAGETNWYGRTDWNMMDALLLNTKRIGHAFALPKHPQLWSTIKKRNIAIEVNPLSNQVLGYVWDLRNHPASFLIAENFPIVISADDPGIWNAKGLSYDFYYAFMALAPAEADLKFLKQLALNSLKYSILTSEERRKINRIFQKKWEEFIYNIINMKF, from the exons ATGGAATTGT CTTATGATGCTCTACGTAATAAAATAATGGAAGCTGAACGTATGTCATCGTTGGGTGGCAATCTGTGGTTATCATCAGCCGAAGAGAAAGCCAACAGTATATTAATGAATGCCAAAAAGGAAGAG ATAACAGAGGGTTTCAAAGATCCCACCAAATATCCCCCAGCCATGCATTTCTTTCAGGGCAAACAGTATTTGCGTCAAAGTGAAGTCTTTcgtattatacaaaaaatgccCAAAGGTGCATTTTTACATGGTCACAACAAGGGTATGGTTAGTTCCAAATGGATTATagcaaatttaacaaatttatataatttgtatacttGTCGAGATGTAAGCGGTTTATTGATATTCACCTATGATCAGAGCAAGTGTCACAGTGAGGTGCAGAATGTTTGTTTGGAACGTGTCAATGCGGAAGATAAAAGACTGTATGAGAAACAATTGGagaaacatataaatatgtatagcaTGCATCCAGAAT cCATGATCACTGATCGCAGAAAGATTTGGAAACGTTTTGAGAATATTTTTCAAACCGTTGatcaattatataaatatcaacCGGCATTTTGTAATTATCATAAACGTTTATTGGAGGAATTGTGTGAAGATAATATAATTTATGCCGAAATAAGAGCCTCGTTATCACCG TTGTATGGTGACAATAATGTAACCTTCAACTCTCTAGAAGTGGCCAATGAGCTAGAGAAAATAGTGGaaagttttaaagtaaaacatCCAGATTTTATgggtatgaaaataatatatgcTAAAAGAAACAAGGCCACAGTGGATGAAATGACACAACGTCTAACCACTTTCAAGCAACTGCA TAATGCCAAGCCCAACTTTATAATTGGTTTCGATTTGATAGGCCATGAAGATTCTGGCGACCCATTGCATAAATTTGCCAATGAATTGTCCGATCTACCGTCAACagcaaattttttctttcatgcCGGAGAGACTA ATTGGTACGGCCGCACTGATTGGAATATGATGGATGCTTTACTTTTAAATACCAAAAGAATTGGTCACGCTTTTGCCTTACCCAAACATCCTCAATTGTGGTCGACAATTAAAAAACGTAATATAGCCATTGAAGTAAATCCCTTATCTAATCAAGTGCTGGGTTATGTGTGGGATTTAAGAAATCATCCTGCATCATTTTTAATAGCAGAAAATTTCCCTATAGTTATATCGGCTGATGATCCGGGTATATGGAATGCTAAAGGTTTAAGCTATGATTTCTATTATGCCTTTATGGCGTTGGCACCAGCAGAGGCAgatttgaaatttcttaaacaattagctttaaattctttaaa ataCTCCATACTTACTTCCGAGGAACGACGCAAAATCAATCGTATATTCCAAAAGAAATGGGAggaatttatttacaatatcattaatatgaaattttaa
- the LOC111689794 gene encoding adenosine deaminase 2 isoform X2 has product MEAERMSSLGGNLWLSSAEEKANSILMNAKKEEITEGFKDPTKYPPAMHFFQGKQYLRQSEVFRIIQKMPKGAFLHGHNKGMVSSKWIIANLTNLYNLYTCRDVSGLLIFTYDQSKCHSEVQNVCLERVNAEDKRLYEKQLEKHINMYSMHPESMITDRRKIWKRFENIFQTVDQLYKYQPAFCNYHKRLLEELCEDNIIYAEIRASLSPLYGDNNVTFNSLEVANELEKIVESFKVKHPDFMGMKIIYAKRNKATVDEMTQRLTTFKQLHNAKPNFIIGFDLIGHEDSGDPLHKFANELSDLPSTANFFFHAGETNWYGRTDWNMMDALLLNTKRIGHAFALPKHPQLWSTIKKRNIAIEVNPLSNQVLGYVWDLRNHPASFLIAENFPIVISADDPGIWNAKGLSYDFYYAFMALAPAEADLKFLKQLALNSLKYSILTSEERRKINRIFQKKWEEFIYNIINMKF; this is encoded by the exons ATGGAAGCTGAACGTATGTCATCGTTGGGTGGCAATCTGTGGTTATCATCAGCCGAAGAGAAAGCCAACAGTATATTAATGAATGCCAAAAAGGAAGAG ATAACAGAGGGTTTCAAAGATCCCACCAAATATCCCCCAGCCATGCATTTCTTTCAGGGCAAACAGTATTTGCGTCAAAGTGAAGTCTTTcgtattatacaaaaaatgccCAAAGGTGCATTTTTACATGGTCACAACAAGGGTATGGTTAGTTCCAAATGGATTATagcaaatttaacaaatttatataatttgtatacttGTCGAGATGTAAGCGGTTTATTGATATTCACCTATGATCAGAGCAAGTGTCACAGTGAGGTGCAGAATGTTTGTTTGGAACGTGTCAATGCGGAAGATAAAAGACTGTATGAGAAACAATTGGagaaacatataaatatgtatagcaTGCATCCAGAAT cCATGATCACTGATCGCAGAAAGATTTGGAAACGTTTTGAGAATATTTTTCAAACCGTTGatcaattatataaatatcaacCGGCATTTTGTAATTATCATAAACGTTTATTGGAGGAATTGTGTGAAGATAATATAATTTATGCCGAAATAAGAGCCTCGTTATCACCG TTGTATGGTGACAATAATGTAACCTTCAACTCTCTAGAAGTGGCCAATGAGCTAGAGAAAATAGTGGaaagttttaaagtaaaacatCCAGATTTTATgggtatgaaaataatatatgcTAAAAGAAACAAGGCCACAGTGGATGAAATGACACAACGTCTAACCACTTTCAAGCAACTGCA TAATGCCAAGCCCAACTTTATAATTGGTTTCGATTTGATAGGCCATGAAGATTCTGGCGACCCATTGCATAAATTTGCCAATGAATTGTCCGATCTACCGTCAACagcaaattttttctttcatgcCGGAGAGACTA ATTGGTACGGCCGCACTGATTGGAATATGATGGATGCTTTACTTTTAAATACCAAAAGAATTGGTCACGCTTTTGCCTTACCCAAACATCCTCAATTGTGGTCGACAATTAAAAAACGTAATATAGCCATTGAAGTAAATCCCTTATCTAATCAAGTGCTGGGTTATGTGTGGGATTTAAGAAATCATCCTGCATCATTTTTAATAGCAGAAAATTTCCCTATAGTTATATCGGCTGATGATCCGGGTATATGGAATGCTAAAGGTTTAAGCTATGATTTCTATTATGCCTTTATGGCGTTGGCACCAGCAGAGGCAgatttgaaatttcttaaacaattagctttaaattctttaaa ataCTCCATACTTACTTCCGAGGAACGACGCAAAATCAATCGTATATTCCAAAAGAAATGGGAggaatttatttacaatatcattaatatgaaattttaa
- the LOC111689885 gene encoding adenosine deaminase 2: MLNGSLLITTSLIALITVAVSKQSNYLPYQDAREAVIQAEDLLSTGGRLHLNSRESKADDIFLKYKYDELAKGFHDPDKNAAGMHFFKAKPLIDNSKVFKFLQKMPKGAVLHTHTSATVSSAWVVRNIFYMTGLLRCTNQEGVSILTFRKLPQKHGCTTQYVRVSDERKNSISSRDYDRALEKFINLYTPAPELEYSSINIVWTKFQNMFTTISDVLLYIPAYRAYHWQMLEELYNDNVMYAEVRLSFHELYDISGRIFPVERSVTELIDVVEKFKLQHPDFLGIKMIYSPHRNVESGVIRKHFESFMKFHKSYPNYIIGFDLVGQEDKGKPLYNFVNALSDKPKTSRFFFHAGETNWYGASTDFNLLDAILLNTTRIGHGYALMKHPVLWNAVKTRDIAVEVSPISNQVLHLVLDLRNHPGSFFISQNIPIVICNDDPGFWNSKGLSYDFYYAIMSLAPNNAGLKTLKQLVWNSIKYSMLQAGEKQRAYALLQLKWDRFIDDVLKGIVV, from the exons ATGCTTAACGGCAGCCTTTTAATCACAACCAGCTTAATAGCCCTAATAACAGTTGCAGTCTCAAAACAGAGTAATTATTTGC CTTATCAAGATGCCCGAGAAGCAGTTATACAAGCCGAAGATCTCCTCAGCACCGGTGGACGTTTACATCTAAATAGTCGTGAATCAAAAGCAGATGATATTTTCCTCAAGTATAAATACGATGAGTTGGCAAAAGGTTTTCATGATCCCGACAAAAATGCCGCCGGTATGCATTTCTTTAAAGCAAAGCCACTCATCGATAACAgtaaagtttttaagtttttacaaaaaatgcctAAAGGAGCTGTTCTACATACACACACCTCAGCCACTGTATCATCGGCATGGGTGGTACGCAACATATTCTATATGACCGGCTTATTGAGATGTACCAATCAAGAGGGTGTTAGTATATTAACATTTCGTAAATTGCCACAAAAACATGGTTGCACGACGCAATATGTGCGTGTAAGTGATGAACGTAAAAATTCCATTTCTAGTCGTGACTATGATCGTGctttggaaaaatttataaatctttaTACACCTGCACCGGAAt taGAATATTCATCGATAAATATTGTTTGGACTAAATTTCAAAACATGTTTACAACAATATCGGATGTTTTACTCTATATACCCGCTTATCGTGCCTATCATTGGCAAATGTTGGAAGAGTTGTACAATGATAATGTTATGTATGCAGAAGTGCGCTTGAGTTTTCATGAG TTGTATGACATTAGCGGTCGCATATTCCCTGTTGAACGTAGTGTTACCGAATTGATTGATGTGgtggaaaagtttaaattacaaCATCCCGATTTcttgggtataaaaatgatctATTCACCACATCGTAATGTAGAAAGTGGTGTTATACGTAAACATTTTGAATCATTTATGAAATTCCA TAAATCTTATCCCAATTATATAATTGGCTTTGATTTGGTGGGTCAGGAAGACAAGGGTAAaccattatataattttgttaatgcaCTCAGTGATAAACCTAAAACATCCCGATTTTTCTTTCATGCAGGAGAGACAA ATTGGTATGGTGCCTCCACAGATTTTAATCTGCTAGATGCTATACTCTTAAATACCACTCGTATTGGTCATGGTTATGCTCTCATGAAACATCCTGTGCTATGGAATGCTGTCAAGACTCGCGATATTGCAGTAGAAGTTAGTCCTATCTCAAATCAGGTTTTACATTTAGTATTGGATCTACGCAATCATCCCGGTTCCTTTTTCATTTCCCAAAATATACCTATTGTGATTTGTAACGATGATCCTGGCTTTTGGAATTCTAAAGGATTAAGTTATGATTTCTATTATGCCATTATGAGTTTGGCTCCCAATAATGCAGGTCTTAAGACTCTAAAACAATTAGTATGGAATTCCATTAAGTATTCCATGTTGCAGGCGGGCGAAAAGCAAAGAGCGTATGCTTTGCTGCAATTAAAATGGGATCGTTTCATAGATGATGTTTTAAAAGGCATCGTAGTTTaa
- the LOC111689911 gene encoding low molecular weight phosphotyrosine protein phosphatase 1-like, translating to MVKKILMICLGNICRSPIAEAVMIDTIKKAGVSDEWEVDSAAIGGWHVGNSPDSRALSTMKKHGLPYTNKARQIKSKDFEEFDYIFGMDYENMSDLKDRAPKGSKAKLLMLGNFGLPEEEKIIEDPYYQRGDSGFEKAYQQCVVACDAFLKKALANEI from the exons atggttaaaaagattttaatgatttgtttag GCAACATTTGCCGTTCCCCCATTGCTGAGGCTGTCATGATAGATACCATTAAAAAAGCCGGCGTATCCGATGAATGGGAAGTGGATAGTGCTGCCATTGGTGGTTGGCATGTGGGTAATTCTCCCGATTCTCGTGCCTTAAGTACAATGAAAAAACACGGTTTACCCTATACAAATAAGGCTCGTCAAATAAAATCCAAAGATTTTGAAgaatttgattatatttttggTATGGATTATGAGAATATGAGTGATTTGAAAGATCGTGCTCCTAAGGGTTCTAAAGCAAAGTTACTCATGTTGGGTAACTTTGGTTTGCCGGAGGAAGAGAAAATTATTGAGGATCCTTATTAT caaCGTGGTGATTCTGGCTTCGAAAAGGCCTATCAACAATGTGTAGTAGCCTGTGatgcttttttgaaaaaagctttagcTAATGagatttaa
- the LOC111689918 gene encoding low molecular weight phosphotyrosine protein phosphatase 1-like isoform X1: MYPFMHKVITRKTEKCKCMVRLMNHGKRNTCRSPIAEAVMIATIKKYHVYEDWEVDSAAIADWHVGKEPNIRSMNIMKTYKLPYKNRARQIKASDFNEFDYIFGMDLYNMAKLDACMPQGSKAKLLMLGEFGLPESDRIIEDPYCARTDAAFEKVYQQCVVACEAFLQKALANEI; encoded by the exons ATGTACCCTTTTATGCATAAAGTCATAAccagaaaaactgaaaaatgcAAATGCATGGTGCGTCTTATGAACCATGGAAAAC gtaATACATGTCGCTCTCCCATTGCTGAAGCTGTCATGATCGCCACAATCAAAAAATATCATGTCTATGAGGATTGGGAAGTAGATAGTGCGGCTATTGCTGATTGGCATGTTGGTAAAGAACCCAATATTCGTTCTATGAATATtatgaaaacatataaattacCCTATAAAAATCGGGCGCGTCAAATAAAAGCATCTGATTTTAATgaatttgattatatttttggTATGGATTTATATAATATGGCTAAATTGGATGCCTGTATGCCTCAGGGTTCAAAAGCAAAACTATTGAtgttgggtgaatttggtttgCCGGAATCTGATAGAATTATAGAGGATCCATATTGT gccCGTACTGATGCTGCATTTGAGAAGGTCTATCAACAATGTGTGGTGGCATGTGAAGCGTTTTTGCAGAAAGCGTTAGCAAATGAAATTTag
- the LOC111689918 gene encoding low molecular weight phosphotyrosine protein phosphatase 1-like isoform X2 encodes MYTLFRDASSFMKKILMVCLGNTCRSPIAEAVMIATIKKYHVYEDWEVDSAAIADWHVGKEPNIRSMNIMKTYKLPYKNRARQIKASDFNEFDYIFGMDLYNMAKLDACMPQGSKAKLLMLGEFGLPESDRIIEDPYCARTDAAFEKVYQQCVVACEAFLQKALANEI; translated from the exons ATGTATACTTTGTTTCGTGATGCATCTTCCtttatgaag AAAATCTTAATGGTTTGTTTAG gtaATACATGTCGCTCTCCCATTGCTGAAGCTGTCATGATCGCCACAATCAAAAAATATCATGTCTATGAGGATTGGGAAGTAGATAGTGCGGCTATTGCTGATTGGCATGTTGGTAAAGAACCCAATATTCGTTCTATGAATATtatgaaaacatataaattacCCTATAAAAATCGGGCGCGTCAAATAAAAGCATCTGATTTTAATgaatttgattatatttttggTATGGATTTATATAATATGGCTAAATTGGATGCCTGTATGCCTCAGGGTTCAAAAGCAAAACTATTGAtgttgggtgaatttggtttgCCGGAATCTGATAGAATTATAGAGGATCCATATTGT gccCGTACTGATGCTGCATTTGAGAAGGTCTATCAACAATGTGTGGTGGCATGTGAAGCGTTTTTGCAGAAAGCGTTAGCAAATGAAATTTag
- the LOC111689918 gene encoding low molecular weight phosphotyrosine protein phosphatase 1-like isoform X3, protein MVKKILMVCLGNTCRSPIAEAVMIATIKKYHVYEDWEVDSAAIADWHVGKEPNIRSMNIMKTYKLPYKNRARQIKASDFNEFDYIFGMDLYNMAKLDACMPQGSKAKLLMLGEFGLPESDRIIEDPYCARTDAAFEKVYQQCVVACEAFLQKALANEI, encoded by the exons ATGGTGAAGAAAATCTTAATGGTTTGTTTAG gtaATACATGTCGCTCTCCCATTGCTGAAGCTGTCATGATCGCCACAATCAAAAAATATCATGTCTATGAGGATTGGGAAGTAGATAGTGCGGCTATTGCTGATTGGCATGTTGGTAAAGAACCCAATATTCGTTCTATGAATATtatgaaaacatataaattacCCTATAAAAATCGGGCGCGTCAAATAAAAGCATCTGATTTTAATgaatttgattatatttttggTATGGATTTATATAATATGGCTAAATTGGATGCCTGTATGCCTCAGGGTTCAAAAGCAAAACTATTGAtgttgggtgaatttggtttgCCGGAATCTGATAGAATTATAGAGGATCCATATTGT gccCGTACTGATGCTGCATTTGAGAAGGTCTATCAACAATGTGTGGTGGCATGTGAAGCGTTTTTGCAGAAAGCGTTAGCAAATGAAATTTag